One genomic region from Candidatus Omnitrophota bacterium encodes:
- the argC gene encoding N-acetyl-gamma-glutamyl-phosphate reductase — MLKVGVVGATGYAGEEVIKILINHKGVKITELSAVIDKEEPISSIFPAFKGRCDLVCHKPDAEKMAKNIDLVFLALPHKISMQIAPVFLKAGKIVIDLSADYRLDADVYKTWYGTDHSDKANLPVAVYGLPEIYSEKIKKAKLIANPGCYPTSAILGISPMVKEKAIDDGSVIIDSKSGVTGAGRKPDLALSFSEVNENLKAYKVNDHQHKPEINKILSEIGGKKMEVVFTPHLIPMNRGILSTIYMKLTKKLDTESAIDIYKKFYSGKPFVRVYDEGKLPQIRDIVGSNYCDIGLKVTGDMLIAVACIDNLKKGAAGQAVQNMNIIAGFDETEGLV; from the coding sequence ATGTTAAAGGTTGGAGTTGTCGGCGCGACAGGTTACGCCGGCGAAGAAGTCATAAAAATTTTGATCAATCACAAGGGCGTGAAGATAACGGAACTGTCCGCCGTTATTGATAAGGAAGAGCCCATATCTTCGATATTTCCGGCATTCAAAGGAAGATGTGATCTTGTGTGTCATAAGCCGGATGCCGAAAAGATGGCTAAAAATATTGATCTGGTATTTCTGGCGCTTCCTCATAAAATTTCGATGCAGATAGCGCCCGTGTTCCTGAAGGCGGGCAAGATAGTCATAGATTTAAGCGCCGACTATAGGCTTGACGCCGATGTATATAAAACCTGGTATGGCACAGATCATAGCGATAAGGCTAATCTGCCTGTTGCGGTATACGGTTTACCGGAAATCTATTCGGAGAAGATAAAGAAGGCCAAGTTAATAGCGAATCCGGGATGTTATCCCACCAGCGCTATTTTAGGTATTTCGCCAATGGTCAAGGAGAAAGCGATAGACGACGGTTCTGTCATAATAGATTCAAAAAGCGGAGTTACCGGCGCGGGCAGAAAGCCCGATCTCGCGCTATCATTCAGTGAGGTAAATGAGAATCTTAAGGCATACAAGGTCAATGACCACCAGCATAAGCCCGAGATAAACAAGATACTGTCGGAAATCGGAGGCAAAAAGATGGAGGTTGTATTTACACCCCATCTTATACCTATGAATAGAGGCATACTCTCTACTATATATATGAAGCTGACGAAGAAGCTCGACACGGAAAGTGCGATAGATATTTACAAGAAGTTTTACAGCGGCAAGCCTTTTGTAAGGGTATATGATGAAGGGAAGCTGCCGCAGATAAGAGACATAGTCGGTTCGAATTACTGCGATATAGGCTTGAAGGTTACCGGTGATATGCTGATAGCCGTCGCGTGCATAGATAATCTTAAAAAGGGCGCGGCGGGCCAGGCAGTACAGAATATGAATATAATAGCCGGATTCGACGAGACGGAAGGGCTTGTTTAA
- the rpsI gene encoding 30S ribosomal protein S9: MTEKVQYFATGRRKEATARVRMIPGSGKMTVNKRPFNDYFIRESHRLIIMQPLELVKLPDQYDIFAMVAGGGASGQAGAMKLGIARALVKIQESLKSTLKKAKFLTRDARARERKKYGRKRARRRFQYTKR, encoded by the coding sequence ACAGAGAAAGTCCAATATTTTGCAACCGGAAGACGCAAAGAGGCTACCGCGCGTGTCCGCATGATTCCAGGAAGCGGAAAGATGACGGTAAATAAAAGGCCGTTCAATGACTATTTCATCAGGGAAAGTCATCGCCTTATTATTATGCAGCCGCTCGAACTGGTTAAATTACCGGACCAATACGACATATTTGCGATGGTGGCAGGCGGCGGGGCCAGCGGGCAGGCCGGTGCGATGAAATTAGGCATAGCAAGAGCTCTTGTTAAAATACAGGAGAGCTTAAAGTCTACCCTCAAAAAGGCCAAGTTCCTTACGCGCGACGCGCGCGCCAGGGAGCGCAAAAAGTATGGCCGTAAGCGAGCAAGAAGGAGATTCCAATATACTAAGAGGTAA